In Nicotiana tabacum cultivar K326 chromosome 17, ASM71507v2, whole genome shotgun sequence, one DNA window encodes the following:
- the LOC107785730 gene encoding uncharacterized protein LOC107785730 produces the protein MDLPPEELQFLTIPDIFKESISIPKRSPKTFYLITLTIVFPLSFAILAHSLFTHPIITQLQENPNSSHASQWTKLIVFQFCYLLFLFGFSLLSTAAVVFTVASIYTSKPVSFSSTLAAIPSVFKRLFITFIWVSLSMLAYNTVFLIFLVLLIVAADTQNVVLFLFSFLVVFVLFLVVHVYISALWHLASVVSVLEPVYGIGAMKKSYELLKGRTGMAFFLVFGYLSICGVINGFFGSIVVHGGESYGVFSRIVVGGFLVGVLVIVNLVGLLVQSVFYYVCKSYHHQGIDKTALYDHLGGYLGEYVPLKSSVQMENLETGALAP, from the coding sequence atggatctgccaccagagGAGCTTCAATTCTTGACTATACCTGATATTTTCAAAGAATCAATCTCCATACCCAAAAGATCCCCAAAAACTTTCTACCTCATTACCCTTACAATAGTATTCCCTTTGTCTTTTGCAATCTTGGCTCATTCTTTGTTCACTCACCCCATCATTACTCAGCTTCAAGAAAACCCCAATTCATCTCATGCCTCACAATGGACAAAGCTCATTGTTTTCCAGTTCTGTTACCTGCTTTTCTTGTTTGGTTTCTCTTTGCTTTCAACTGCTGCTGTTGTTTTCACTGTGGCATCAATTTACACCTCAAAGCCTGTGTCTTTTTCCTCCACCTTAGCTGCTATTCCCAGTGTTTTCAAGAGGCTTTTTATTACTTTCATTTGGGTTTCTCTTTCTATGTTGGCTTATAACACtgttttcttgatttttcttgtGCTTTTGATTGTGGCAGCAGATACCCAGAATGTGGTTTTGTTCCTCTTTTCATTCTTGGTTGTGTTTGTGCTCTTCCTTGTAGTGCATGTTTATATCAGTGCATTGTGGCATTTGGCTAGTGTGGTGTCTGTTCTTGAACCTGTTTATGGTATAGGAGCTATGAAGAAGAGTTATGAGTTGTTGAAAGGGAGGACAGGGATGGCATTTTTCCTTGTTTTCGGGTACTTGTCGATTTGTGGGGTGATTAATGGGTTTTTTGGGTCAATTGTAGTGCATGGAGGTGAAAGTTATGGTGTGTTTTCAAGAATTGTGGTTGGTGGATTCTTGGTTGGAGTATTGGTGATTGTGAATCTTGTGGGGCTTTTGGTACAAAGTGTGTTTTACTATGTTTGCAAGAGTTATCATCATCAGGGGATAGACAAGACTGCTCTGTATGATCATCTTGGTGGATACCTTGGGGAGTATGTGCCGTTGAAAAGCAGTGTTCAGATGGAGAACTTGGAAACTGGTGCCTTGGCACCATGA